From a single Streptomyces misionensis genomic region:
- a CDS encoding TAXI family TRAP transporter solute-binding subunit, with translation MSKLFPRIGRRRALPGAAAGAVALGLLLWWLLPLGEKPPSGTIVFSTGTSKGVYQEYGERLRSELAKDMPGLKVKLLKSAGSQENVQRVATGKADFTIAAADAVQTYEVAHGRGAGRLRGVARLYDDYVHLIVRSDSGIRSVRDLRHKRVATGLPDSGVKLIADRVLRAAGIDPLKDITPAADGIDIGPDQLEQGRIDAFFWSGGLPTRGLVSLAGKGAFRFVPIEADLVAKLHAQGEETRYYRATNMPESAYPGVQQGEEVPTIAVSNLLMTRADMDPRLTEWVTRTVIKSRDGIGAHVHSAQLVDLRTAIYTDPIPLQEGARRYYRSVKP, from the coding sequence ATGTCCAAGCTGTTCCCCCGGATCGGCAGGCGCCGGGCGCTGCCGGGCGCGGCCGCCGGTGCCGTCGCCCTCGGCCTGCTGCTGTGGTGGCTGCTGCCCCTGGGCGAGAAGCCGCCGAGCGGGACGATCGTCTTCAGCACCGGCACCTCCAAGGGCGTCTACCAGGAGTACGGCGAGCGGCTGCGCAGCGAGCTGGCCAAGGACATGCCCGGGCTGAAGGTGAAGCTGCTCAAGAGCGCGGGCTCCCAGGAGAACGTCCAGCGGGTGGCGACCGGGAAGGCCGACTTCACCATCGCGGCGGCCGACGCGGTGCAGACGTACGAGGTGGCGCACGGCAGAGGTGCCGGGCGGCTGCGCGGGGTGGCCCGGCTCTACGACGACTACGTGCACCTCATAGTGCGCAGCGACTCGGGCATCCGGAGCGTCCGCGACCTGCGGCACAAGCGGGTGGCGACCGGGCTGCCCGACTCCGGGGTGAAGCTGATCGCCGACCGGGTGCTGCGCGCCGCCGGCATCGATCCCCTCAAGGACATCACCCCGGCCGCCGACGGCATCGACATCGGGCCCGACCAACTCGAACAGGGCCGCATCGACGCGTTCTTCTGGTCGGGCGGCCTGCCCACCAGGGGCCTGGTCTCGCTGGCCGGGAAGGGCGCGTTCCGGTTCGTCCCGATCGAGGCCGACCTGGTCGCCAAGCTGCACGCGCAGGGGGAGGAGACGCGTTACTACCGGGCCACCAACATGCCCGAGTCGGCGTACCCGGGCGTCCAGCAGGGCGAGGAGGTGCCGACGATCGCGGTGTCCAACCTGCTGATGACCCGCGCGGACATGGACCCGCGGCTCACCGAGTGGGTCACCCGCACGGTGATCAAGAGCCGGGACGGCATCGGCGCCCATGTCCACTCCGCCCAGCTGGTCGACCTGCGCACCGCCATCTACACCGATCCGATCCCCCTCCAGGAGGGCGCGCGGCGCTACTACCGCTCGGTCAAGCCCTGA
- a CDS encoding MazG nucleotide pyrophosphohydrolase domain-containing protein: protein MSTSPADLVREFHRAFGLDVRATPAEVAPELAAHRWDMLAEEAAEVEEVSVEGPLDKLAHELADVVYVAYGTALVHGIDLDEVIAEIHRANMSKLGPDGQVARRADGKVLKGEFYRAPDVSSVLRRQGWEPAAREGATEVGA, encoded by the coding sequence ATGAGCACTTCTCCCGCCGACCTCGTCCGAGAGTTCCACCGCGCCTTCGGCCTCGACGTCCGGGCCACGCCGGCCGAGGTGGCCCCCGAACTGGCCGCACACCGCTGGGACATGCTCGCCGAGGAGGCCGCGGAGGTCGAGGAGGTCTCCGTCGAGGGTCCGCTGGACAAGCTGGCGCACGAACTGGCCGACGTGGTCTACGTCGCGTACGGCACCGCCCTGGTCCACGGCATCGACCTGGACGAGGTGATCGCCGAGATCCACCGCGCCAACATGAGCAAGCTCGGCCCCGACGGCCAGGTCGCGCGCCGGGCCGACGGCAAGGTCCTCAAGGGCGAGTTCTACCGGGCCCCCGACGTGTCGTCCGTTCTGCGCCGCCAGGGCTGGGAGCCGGCGGCGCGGGAGGGTGCCACGGAGGTGGGCGCCTGA
- a CDS encoding MarR family winged helix-turn-helix transcriptional regulator, protein MSDTLDAALRLMRAQATLVRRFDARLGGLHGVSLADFTLLLRLGQAPGGRMRRVDLAEALGLTASGVTRALAPLERIGLVTREPDARDARVAYASLTGTGRERLTEMLATAEETADELFAAPVWDERDVPLFAGLLSRLGGTGLRP, encoded by the coding sequence ATGAGTGACACCCTGGACGCGGCGCTGCGGCTGATGCGGGCCCAGGCGACGCTGGTGCGGCGGTTCGACGCCCGGCTGGGCGGGCTGCACGGGGTGAGCCTCGCGGACTTCACGCTGCTGCTCCGGCTGGGACAGGCACCCGGCGGCCGGATGCGCCGGGTCGACCTCGCCGAGGCGCTGGGACTGACCGCGTCCGGGGTCACCCGGGCGCTGGCTCCCCTGGAGCGGATCGGCCTGGTGACCCGGGAACCGGACGCCCGGGACGCGCGCGTGGCCTACGCGTCGCTGACCGGGACGGGCCGCGAGCGGCTGACGGAGATGCTGGCCACGGCCGAGGAGACGGCCGACGAGCTGTTCGCCGCCCCGGTCTGGGACGAGCGGGACGTCCCGCTGTTCGCGGGCCTGCTGTCCCGGCTCGGCGGCACCGGCCTGCGTCCCTGA
- a CDS encoding DUF6204 family protein, whose amino-acid sequence MSMRTFRITVRGAFDGLTGDQRAALLADAAAHDVLRAAFTPEGTLTYDIAARPAFVFRFSATGEEEEDILEATEQAEAAAEAWLTERGYGFKNLRSSAEDLSQAPLSKRQRRAARSAEA is encoded by the coding sequence ATGAGCATGCGAACCTTCCGTATCACCGTGCGCGGTGCCTTCGACGGCCTCACCGGGGACCAGCGGGCCGCGCTGCTGGCGGACGCCGCCGCCCATGACGTGCTGCGCGCCGCCTTCACCCCCGAGGGGACCCTGACCTACGACATCGCCGCCCGTCCCGCCTTCGTCTTCCGCTTCTCCGCCACCGGGGAGGAAGAGGAGGACATCCTGGAGGCGACCGAGCAGGCCGAGGCGGCGGCCGAGGCTTGGCTGACCGAGCGCGGCTACGGTTTCAAGAACCTCCGCTCCTCGGCCGAGGACCTCTCCCAGGCGCCCCTGAGCAAGCGGCAGCGCCGCGCGGCCCGTTCGGCGGAGGCATGA
- the miaB gene encoding tRNA (N6-isopentenyl adenosine(37)-C2)-methylthiotransferase MiaB, producing the protein MTSSSDRSPAVDVPAPKSYEIRTYGCQMNVHDSERLAGLLEDAGYVRAPEGADGDADVVVFNTCAVRENADNRLYGNLGRLAPKKASRPGMQIAVGGCLAQKDRDTIVKKAPWVDVVFGTHNIGKLPVLLERARVQEEAQVEIAESLEAFPSTLPTRRESAYAAWVSISVGCNNTCTFCIVPALRGKEKDRRPGDILAEVEALVAEGVSEITLLGQNVNAYGSDIGDREAFSKLLRACGTIDGLERVRFTSPHPRDFTDDVIAAMAETPNVMPQLHMPLQSGSDPVLKAMRRSYRQERYLGIIEKVRAAIPHAAITTDIIVGFPGETEEDFEQTLHVVREARFAQAFTFQYSKRPGTPAATMENQIPKEVVQARYERLVALQEEISWEENKKQVGRTLELMVAEGEGRKDGATHRLSGRAPDNRLVHFTKPEQEVRPGDVVTVEVTYAAPHHLLAEGAVLGVRRTRAGDAWEKRTAEEAAKPAGVMLGLPKVGVPAPLPAAASGCGCD; encoded by the coding sequence ATGACCAGCAGCAGCGACCGGAGCCCCGCAGTGGACGTGCCCGCACCCAAGAGCTACGAGATCCGCACCTATGGGTGCCAGATGAACGTCCACGATTCCGAGCGATTGGCCGGTCTGCTGGAGGACGCCGGATACGTGCGGGCGCCGGAGGGCGCCGACGGCGACGCGGACGTGGTCGTCTTCAACACCTGCGCGGTGCGCGAGAACGCAGACAACCGGCTGTACGGCAACCTCGGCCGTCTCGCGCCCAAGAAGGCCTCCCGGCCCGGCATGCAGATCGCGGTCGGCGGCTGCCTCGCGCAGAAGGACCGCGACACCATCGTCAAGAAGGCGCCCTGGGTGGACGTCGTCTTCGGCACGCACAACATCGGCAAGCTGCCCGTCCTGCTGGAGCGCGCCCGCGTGCAGGAGGAGGCGCAGGTCGAGATCGCCGAGTCCCTGGAGGCGTTCCCCTCCACCCTGCCGACCCGGCGCGAGAGCGCCTACGCGGCCTGGGTGTCGATCTCCGTCGGCTGCAACAACACGTGCACCTTCTGCATCGTCCCGGCGCTGCGCGGCAAGGAGAAGGACCGCCGCCCCGGCGACATCCTCGCCGAGGTCGAGGCGCTGGTCGCCGAGGGCGTCTCCGAGATCACCCTGCTCGGCCAGAACGTCAACGCCTACGGTTCCGACATCGGCGACCGCGAGGCCTTCAGCAAGCTGCTGCGCGCCTGCGGCACGATCGACGGCCTGGAGCGCGTCCGCTTCACCTCCCCGCACCCGCGCGACTTCACCGACGACGTCATCGCCGCCATGGCCGAGACGCCGAACGTGATGCCGCAGCTGCACATGCCGCTCCAGTCCGGCTCGGACCCGGTCCTCAAGGCCATGCGCCGCTCGTACCGGCAGGAGCGCTACCTCGGCATCATCGAGAAGGTGCGCGCCGCCATCCCGCACGCGGCCATCACCACCGACATCATCGTGGGCTTCCCCGGCGAGACCGAGGAGGACTTCGAGCAGACCCTGCACGTGGTCCGCGAGGCGCGGTTCGCGCAGGCCTTCACCTTCCAGTACTCCAAGCGCCCCGGCACCCCGGCCGCGACCATGGAGAACCAGATCCCCAAGGAGGTCGTCCAGGCGCGCTACGAGCGGCTGGTCGCCCTCCAGGAGGAGATCTCCTGGGAGGAGAACAAGAAGCAGGTCGGCCGCACCCTCGAACTGATGGTGGCCGAGGGCGAGGGCCGCAAGGACGGCGCCACCCACCGGCTCTCCGGCCGCGCCCCGGACAACCGCCTGGTCCACTTCACCAAGCCGGAGCAGGAGGTCCGCCCCGGTGACGTGGTCACGGTCGAGGTGACGTACGCCGCCCCGCACCACCTGCTCGCCGAGGGCGCCGTGCTCGGCGTGCGCCGCACGCGCGCGGGCGACGCCTGGGAGAAGCGCACCGCCGAAGAGGCCGCCAAGCCCGCCGGCGTCATGCTCGGCCTGCCGAAGGTCGGCGTTCCGGCGCCGCTGCCGGCCGCCGCGAGCGGCTGCGGCTGCGACTGA
- a CDS encoding class III extradiol dioxygenase subunit B-like domain-containing protein, whose product MLVAAAVCPCPPLLVPEVAAGAAPELDALRAACTDALGVLAAARPDLLVVVGPTGQGEGGAFPQGAPGSFRGFGVELDVRLGQGAVDGPALPSSLAVGAWLLERTGRWDVPVEGLGVEETVAPERCAETGRELAARAGRVALLVMGDASACRTVKAPGYLDERAEPFDAAVARALGAADLAAVRALDAGLARELKASGRAPWQILAGAAEDADLDGALLHEDAPYGVGYLVATWS is encoded by the coding sequence ATGCTTGTCGCCGCCGCCGTCTGCCCCTGCCCGCCGCTGCTCGTGCCCGAGGTCGCCGCGGGCGCCGCCCCCGAACTGGACGCCCTGCGCGCGGCGTGCACGGACGCGCTCGGCGTGCTCGCGGCCGCCCGCCCGGATCTGCTGGTGGTGGTCGGCCCCACCGGACAGGGCGAGGGCGGGGCGTTCCCGCAGGGCGCGCCGGGGTCGTTCCGCGGGTTCGGGGTGGAGCTGGACGTGCGGCTGGGCCAAGGAGCCGTCGACGGGCCCGCGTTGCCGTCGTCGCTGGCGGTCGGCGCCTGGCTGCTGGAGCGGACCGGCCGGTGGGACGTCCCGGTCGAGGGGCTCGGCGTCGAGGAGACGGTCGCGCCCGAGCGGTGCGCGGAGACCGGGCGGGAACTCGCGGCCCGGGCCGGGCGCGTGGCGCTGCTGGTCATGGGGGACGCCAGCGCCTGCCGCACGGTCAAGGCGCCGGGCTATCTGGACGAGCGGGCGGAGCCGTTCGACGCGGCGGTCGCCCGGGCACTGGGCGCGGCCGACCTCGCGGCCGTCCGGGCGCTGGACGCCGGGCTCGCCCGTGAATTGAAGGCGTCCGGCCGCGCCCCCTGGCAGATCCTCGCGGGCGCCGCCGAGGACGCGGACCTCGACGGCGCCCTGCTTCACGAGGACGCGCCCTACGGCGTCGGCTATCTGGTCGCCACCTGGTCCTAG
- a CDS encoding antitoxin, translated as MGLFDNMKAKLGPAKDKVSDLARQHGDKVQHGIDKAAKAVDERTKGKYSDKIQAGTGKAKDAVDRLAQKDGGPDAAPGAHPNPPTPPQGPPPAS; from the coding sequence ATGGGTCTGTTTGACAACATGAAGGCCAAGCTCGGCCCGGCCAAGGACAAGGTGTCCGACCTCGCGCGCCAGCACGGGGACAAGGTGCAGCACGGCATCGACAAGGCCGCGAAGGCCGTCGACGAGCGGACCAAGGGCAAGTACAGCGACAAGATCCAGGCGGGCACCGGCAAGGCCAAGGACGCGGTGGACCGCCTCGCGCAGAAGGACGGCGGCCCGGACGCGGCACCGGGCGCCCATCCGAACCCGCCCACCCCGCCGCAGGGCCCGCCGCCGGCCTCCTGA
- the miaA gene encoding tRNA (adenosine(37)-N6)-dimethylallyltransferase MiaA yields the protein MSSAPLVPRVIAVVGPTAAGKSDLGVFLAQQLGGEVVNADSMQLYRGMDIGTAKLTPEERGGVPHHLLDIWDVTVTASVAEYQKLARARIDALLAEGRWPILVGGSGLYVRGAVDNLEFPGTDPEVRARLEEELALRGSGALHARLAAADPEAGRAILPSNGRRIVRALEVIEITGQPFTANLPGHDSVYDTVQIGVDVARPELDDRITRRVDRMWEAGLVDEVRALEARGLREGRTASRALGYQQVLAALGGECTEAEARAETVRATKRFARRQDSWFRRDPRVHWLSGAEADRGELPRQALTLVERPVTA from the coding sequence GTGAGCAGCGCACCCCTCGTTCCCCGCGTCATCGCCGTCGTCGGACCCACCGCGGCCGGAAAGTCCGATCTCGGCGTCTTCCTGGCCCAGCAACTCGGCGGCGAGGTCGTCAACGCCGACTCGATGCAGCTGTACCGCGGGATGGACATCGGCACCGCCAAGCTGACGCCCGAGGAGCGCGGCGGCGTCCCGCACCACCTGCTGGACATCTGGGACGTCACGGTCACCGCCTCGGTCGCCGAGTACCAGAAACTGGCCCGCGCCCGCATCGACGCGCTGCTCGCCGAGGGCCGCTGGCCGATCCTGGTCGGCGGCTCCGGCCTGTACGTCCGCGGGGCCGTCGACAACCTGGAGTTCCCCGGCACCGACCCCGAGGTGCGCGCCCGCCTGGAGGAGGAACTGGCGCTGCGCGGCTCCGGCGCGCTGCACGCCCGGCTCGCCGCCGCCGACCCCGAGGCCGGCCGCGCGATCCTGCCCAGCAACGGCCGCCGGATCGTCCGGGCCCTGGAGGTGATCGAGATCACCGGCCAGCCCTTCACCGCCAACCTCCCCGGCCACGACTCGGTGTACGACACCGTCCAGATCGGCGTCGACGTGGCCCGCCCGGAGCTGGACGACCGGATCACCCGGCGTGTCGACCGGATGTGGGAGGCCGGGCTGGTGGACGAGGTGCGCGCACTGGAGGCGCGCGGCCTGCGCGAGGGGCGCACGGCCTCGCGCGCGCTGGGCTACCAGCAGGTGCTCGCCGCGCTCGGCGGCGAGTGCACCGAAGCGGAGGCGCGCGCCGAGACCGTGCGGGCCACCAAGCGCTTCGCGCGCCGGCAGGATTCCTGGTTCCGGCGCGACCCCCGCGTGCACTGGCTGAGCGGGGCCGAGGCCGACCGCGGGGAACTTCCGCGGCAGGCCCTGACGTTGGTCGAACGACCGGTTACAGCCTGA
- the dapF gene encoding diaminopimelate epimerase: MSTRIAFLKGHGTENDFVIVPDPDNAIELSPAAVTALCDRRAGIGGDGVLHVVRSAAHPDARAMAGEAEWFMDYRNSDGSVAEMCGNGVRVFARYLQRAGHVTEGDLAIATRGGVKSVHIAKDGDVTVGMGSARLPEGDVTVRVGERSWPARNVNMGNPHAVAFVSDLGHAGDLYGAPPVSPEGAYPDGVNVEFVVDRGPRHVAMRVHERGSGETRSCGTGACAVAVAAARRDGADPAVTGTPVTYTVDLPGGRLVITERPDGQIEMTGPAVIVAEGEIDAEWLESALR; encoded by the coding sequence ATGAGCACGCGGATCGCCTTCCTCAAGGGTCACGGCACCGAGAACGACTTCGTGATCGTCCCTGACCCCGACAACGCCATCGAGCTGTCCCCGGCCGCCGTGACCGCCCTGTGCGACCGCCGGGCCGGCATCGGCGGGGACGGCGTGCTGCACGTCGTGCGCTCCGCCGCGCACCCGGACGCCCGGGCGATGGCCGGCGAGGCCGAGTGGTTCATGGACTACCGCAACAGCGACGGCTCGGTCGCGGAGATGTGCGGCAACGGCGTCCGGGTGTTCGCCCGCTACCTCCAGCGCGCCGGGCACGTCACCGAGGGCGACCTCGCGATCGCCACCCGTGGCGGCGTCAAGAGCGTCCACATCGCCAAGGACGGGGACGTGACCGTGGGCATGGGCAGCGCCCGCCTGCCCGAAGGGGACGTCACGGTGCGGGTCGGCGAGCGCAGCTGGCCCGCGCGGAACGTGAACATGGGCAACCCGCACGCGGTCGCCTTCGTGTCCGACCTCGGGCACGCCGGGGACCTGTACGGCGCGCCGCCGGTGAGCCCCGAGGGTGCCTACCCGGACGGGGTCAACGTCGAGTTCGTGGTCGACCGCGGGCCCCGGCACGTCGCCATGCGGGTGCACGAGCGCGGCTCCGGCGAGACCCGCTCCTGCGGCACCGGCGCCTGCGCCGTCGCCGTGGCCGCCGCCCGCCGTGACGGCGCCGATCCGGCCGTCACCGGCACCCCCGTGACGTACACCGTGGACCTGCCCGGTGGCCGGCTCGTCATCACCGAACGGCCGGACGGACAGATCGAGATGACCGGCCCCGCCGTGATCGTCGCCGAGGGCGAGATCGATGCCGAGTGGCTGGAAAGCGCGCTCCGCTGA
- a CDS encoding RelA/SpoT family protein, whose amino-acid sequence MSAEATNPPTPIPVVPTVPTAAVAPAAARRKSRPRIDLRRLGRAALLGPAARDRLPDAIGHVVEAHRAHHPDADLEPLRRAYVLAESSHRGQTRKSGEPYITHPLAVTLILAELGAETTTLTASLLHDTVEDTDVTLEQVREQFGEEVRYLVDGVTKLEKVDYGAAAEPETFRKMLVATGSDVRVMSIKLADRLHNMRTLGVMRPEKQARIAGVTRDVLIPLAERLGVQALKTELEDLVFAILHPEEYAHTRELIAENAARPDDPLAEVADEMRAVLREADISAEVLIRPRHFVSVHRVARKRGRLRGADFGRLLVLVGEDADCYGVLGELHTCMTPVVSEFKDFIAVPKFNLYQSLHTAVARPDGQVVEVLIRTHQMHQVAEAGVVALGNPYAPGADDPADGERADPTRPGWLSRLLEWQQAAPDPDTFWSTLREDLAQDREITVFRPDGGTLGLPEGATCVDAAYGQYGEDAHACIGARVNGRLATLSTVLKDGDTVELLMGQDPASEPSREWLEHAHTPAARIAIQRWLATHPDGGAPAEEPGGYRAAAGLPERRAGGTGPAGPPRGADVRTDLPGAAVRLAGCCTPVPPDEITGFPVRGGVVTVHRVECAAVAHMKSKGRAETGVRWGDSTACRVTLVAESFGRPHLLADLTEAIALAGGDIVSATVEPPSQQRVRHTYTLQLPDAAGLPALMRAMRDVPGVYDVDRARHQSQGW is encoded by the coding sequence ATGAGTGCGGAGGCCACGAACCCCCCGACCCCCATCCCGGTAGTGCCCACGGTCCCGACGGCCGCAGTGGCACCCGCGGCGGCCCGCCGCAAGTCCCGGCCCAGGATCGACCTGCGCCGGCTCGGCCGGGCCGCACTGCTGGGGCCCGCCGCCCGGGACAGACTGCCCGACGCGATCGGCCATGTGGTGGAGGCGCACCGCGCCCACCACCCCGACGCCGATCTCGAACCCCTGCGCCGCGCCTACGTGCTGGCTGAGTCCTCGCACCGCGGCCAGACGCGCAAGAGCGGCGAGCCGTACATCACCCACCCGCTCGCCGTGACCCTCATCCTCGCCGAACTCGGCGCCGAGACCACGACGCTGACCGCCTCCCTGCTCCACGACACCGTCGAGGACACCGACGTCACGCTGGAGCAGGTGCGCGAGCAGTTCGGGGAGGAGGTGCGGTACCTGGTCGACGGCGTCACCAAGCTGGAGAAGGTCGACTACGGCGCCGCCGCCGAACCCGAGACGTTCCGCAAGATGCTCGTCGCCACCGGCAGCGACGTGCGCGTGATGTCGATCAAACTCGCCGACCGGCTGCACAACATGCGCACCCTCGGCGTGATGCGCCCGGAGAAGCAGGCGCGGATCGCCGGGGTCACCCGGGACGTCCTCATCCCGCTCGCCGAACGACTCGGCGTGCAGGCGCTGAAGACCGAACTGGAGGACCTGGTCTTCGCCATCCTCCACCCCGAGGAGTACGCGCACACCAGGGAACTCATCGCGGAGAACGCGGCCCGCCCGGACGACCCCCTCGCTGAGGTCGCCGACGAGATGCGCGCGGTGCTGCGCGAGGCCGACATCAGCGCCGAAGTCCTCATCCGCCCCCGGCACTTCGTCTCCGTGCACCGAGTGGCCCGCAAACGCGGGCGGTTGCGCGGCGCCGACTTCGGCCGGCTGCTGGTGCTGGTGGGGGAGGACGCCGACTGCTACGGCGTGCTCGGCGAACTGCACACCTGTATGACGCCGGTGGTCTCGGAGTTCAAGGACTTCATCGCCGTACCGAAGTTCAACCTGTACCAGTCGCTGCACACCGCCGTCGCGCGCCCGGACGGCCAGGTGGTCGAAGTCCTCATCCGCACCCACCAGATGCACCAGGTCGCCGAGGCCGGTGTCGTCGCGCTCGGCAACCCCTACGCGCCCGGCGCCGACGACCCCGCCGACGGCGAGCGCGCCGACCCCACCCGCCCCGGCTGGCTCTCCCGCCTCCTGGAGTGGCAGCAGGCCGCGCCCGACCCCGACACCTTCTGGTCCACGCTGCGCGAGGACCTCGCCCAGGACCGCGAGATCACCGTCTTCCGCCCCGACGGCGGCACATTGGGCCTGCCCGAGGGCGCCACCTGCGTGGACGCGGCGTACGGGCAGTACGGCGAGGACGCGCACGCCTGCATCGGCGCCCGCGTCAACGGCCGCCTGGCGACCCTCAGCACCGTCCTCAAGGACGGTGACACCGTCGAACTCCTCATGGGCCAGGACCCCGCCTCGGAGCCGTCCCGCGAGTGGCTGGAGCACGCCCACACCCCGGCCGCCCGCATCGCCATCCAGCGGTGGCTGGCCACGCATCCCGACGGAGGAGCCCCGGCCGAGGAGCCGGGCGGCTACCGCGCTGCCGCCGGCCTCCCCGAGCGGCGCGCCGGCGGCACCGGCCCCGCCGGGCCCCCGCGGGGCGCCGACGTGCGCACCGACCTGCCCGGGGCCGCCGTCCGCCTCGCCGGGTGCTGTACGCCCGTGCCGCCGGACGAGATCACCGGTTTCCCGGTCCGCGGGGGAGTGGTGACCGTGCACCGCGTGGAGTGCGCGGCGGTGGCACACATGAAGAGCAAGGGGCGCGCGGAGACCGGGGTGCGCTGGGGGGACTCCACCGCGTGCCGGGTCACGCTGGTCGCCGAATCGTTCGGCCGCCCGCACCTGCTCGCCGACCTCACCGAGGCCATCGCCCTGGCGGGCGGCGACATCGTCTCCGCCACCGTGGAACCCCCGAGCCAGCAACGGGTGCGGCACACCTACACCCTGCAACTCCCCGACGCCGCGGGCCTGCCGGCCCTCATGCGCGCCATGCGCGACGTCCCCGGCGTCTACGACGTGGACCGCGCCCGGCACCAGTCACAGGGCTGGTGA
- a CDS encoding M1 family metallopeptidase, producing MLLNPRRRGVPGPVARRRKAALLASAATLCSVCLVAAAAPPVPLGIGDRLYPTLGNPGYDVTSYDVNLTYPGTNDKPLQAVTTIDAWVTADLDRINLDFAHGTVRSVQVDGVPAEFAGAGEDLVVTPAERLHRGDWVRITVRHTSDPVPGEDHKGDGGWVRTTDGLVMANQADAAHMVFPCNDHPSDKAMFTFRVTAPNAYTVVANGLPGGIRRAGGETTWTYRTQHPMATELAQVSIGRSAVPRREGPHGLPLRDVVPSADREALEPWLARTPDQIAWMESKVGRYPFENYGVIMANATTGFELETQTLSLFEKKLFTEPAYPAWYVESVMVHELSHQWFGDSVSPRTWSDVWLNEGHATWYEALYAEEKAHRPMADRMKAAYAASDGWRASGGPPARPKPPVPGQKISIFRPSVYDGAALALYALRQEIGRPAFERLERLWVRDHRDSDASTGDFIELASAVAGRDLGGFLHAWLYDEKTPPMPGHPDWKQDPSVKAAQRPAHK from the coding sequence ATGCTGCTCAACCCCCGCCGCCGGGGCGTCCCCGGCCCTGTCGCCCGGCGCCGGAAGGCCGCCCTGCTCGCCTCCGCCGCCACCTTGTGCTCCGTCTGCCTGGTCGCCGCCGCGGCGCCGCCCGTGCCGCTCGGCATCGGCGACCGGCTCTACCCGACCCTCGGCAACCCCGGCTACGACGTCACGTCGTACGACGTGAACCTCACCTATCCCGGCACCAACGACAAGCCGCTCCAGGCCGTCACCACCATCGACGCCTGGGTCACCGCCGACCTCGACCGGATCAACCTGGACTTCGCGCACGGCACCGTGCGGTCCGTGCAGGTCGACGGGGTACCCGCGGAGTTCGCCGGTGCGGGCGAGGACCTGGTCGTCACCCCCGCCGAGCGCCTGCACCGGGGCGACTGGGTGCGGATCACCGTGCGGCACACCAGCGACCCCGTGCCCGGCGAGGACCACAAGGGCGACGGCGGCTGGGTCCGCACCACCGACGGCCTCGTCATGGCGAACCAGGCCGACGCCGCCCACATGGTCTTCCCGTGCAACGACCACCCGTCCGACAAGGCGATGTTCACCTTCCGGGTCACCGCGCCGAACGCCTACACCGTGGTGGCCAACGGCCTGCCCGGCGGCATCCGGCGCGCGGGCGGGGAGACCACCTGGACGTACCGCACCCAGCACCCCATGGCCACCGAGCTGGCCCAGGTCTCCATCGGCCGCTCCGCCGTACCGCGCCGCGAGGGCCCCCACGGGCTGCCCCTGCGCGACGTGGTGCCCAGCGCCGACCGCGAGGCCCTCGAACCCTGGCTCGCCAGGACGCCCGACCAGATCGCCTGGATGGAGAGCAAGGTCGGCCGGTACCCGTTCGAGAACTACGGCGTGATCATGGCGAACGCCACCACCGGATTCGAACTGGAGACACAGACCCTCTCCCTGTTCGAGAAGAAGCTGTTCACCGAGCCCGCCTACCCCGCCTGGTACGTCGAGTCGGTCATGGTGCACGAGCTGTCCCACCAGTGGTTCGGCGACAGCGTCAGCCCCCGCACCTGGTCCGACGTCTGGCTGAACGAGGGGCACGCGACCTGGTACGAGGCGCTGTACGCCGAGGAGAAGGCGCACCGCCCGATGGCCGACCGGATGAAGGCCGCCTATGCCGCCTCCGACGGCTGGCGCGCCTCCGGCGGCCCGCCCGCCCGGCCCAAGCCGCCGGTGCCCGGCCAGAAGATCAGCATCTTCCGGCCCAGCGTCTACGACGGCGCCGCCCTGGCCCTCTACGCCCTGCGACAGGAGATCGGCCGCCCCGCCTTCGAGCGCCTGGAGCGGCTCTGGGTCCGCGACCACCGCGACTCCGACGCCTCCACCGGCGATTTCATCGAGCTGGCCTCCGCCGTCGCCGGCCGCGACCTCGGCGGCTTCCTGCACGCCTGGCTCTACGACGAGAAGACCCCGCCGATGCCCGGCCACCCGGACTGGAAGC